One Desulfonatronum sp. SC1 genomic region harbors:
- a CDS encoding pentapeptide repeat-containing protein, with protein MTMHIAAPIIVVFLLLSSMGTLEAFDQADLDQLRDSNQCPKCDLSGANLSGVRLNRADLSGANLRNADLSWANLNGAGLVGADLSNADLSNANLSWSDLRGANLTEATLTRANLTGSKLSGVTWIDGRECAEGSIGVCG; from the coding sequence ATGACCATGCACATTGCCGCGCCGATCATCGTCGTCTTCCTGCTTCTGAGCTCGATGGGAACTCTTGAGGCTTTTGATCAAGCCGACCTGGATCAATTGCGGGATAGCAACCAGTGCCCGAAATGCGACCTGAGCGGAGCGAACCTGAGCGGAGTAAGGCTGAACAGGGCCGACCTCAGCGGAGCGAATCTACGTAACGCCGACCTGAGTTGGGCCAACCTCAACGGCGCCGGGCTGGTGGGAGCCGACCTGAGCAATGCCGACCTGAGCAATGCCAACTTGAGCTGGTCCGATTTGAGAGGAGCGAACCTGACTGAAGCAACCCTGACCCGGGCCAACCTGACAGGGTCCAAGCTCAGCGGGGTCACTTGGATCGACGGACGTGAATGCGCCGAAGGCTCCATAGGGGTATGCGGTTGA
- a CDS encoding STAS domain-containing protein, translating into MEFTSTKVEQGVTIKATGRMDAVTAPSFEQECLRWMEQGDSKLIVDFTGLEYISSAGLRVILGVGKKLKSQGGSLAFGGMSSMVKEVFDISGFASIFPVYDSTEAALAAK; encoded by the coding sequence ATGGAATTTACGAGTACCAAGGTGGAGCAGGGCGTGACGATCAAGGCGACGGGCCGCATGGACGCGGTAACGGCTCCGTCTTTTGAGCAGGAATGCCTGCGCTGGATGGAGCAGGGCGATTCCAAGCTGATCGTGGACTTCACCGGCCTGGAATACATCAGCAGCGCAGGATTGCGGGTCATTCTGGGCGTGGGCAAGAAGTTAAAAAGTCAGGGAGGGTCTTTGGCTTTCGGCGGGATGAGTTCCATGGTCAAGGAGGTTTTCGACATCTCCGGCTTCGCGTCCATTTTCCCGGTGTACGATTCCACGGAGGCGGCCCTTGCGGCCAAGTAA
- a CDS encoding DUF4412 domain-containing protein — MKRTTICLTAFLLVLLLGGWGWADNFLKYHHVSEPYEIMGQKQAGSEEIVETWLSGNKARMNTSNKTSVIFDGDKQVMYMLDHGDRTYTEVPMNLSEAMAGMLGEQEGGQEMAQMMAQMMGAMMQVKASVVETGVEKNVNDWTCRIYELTMNMPMGQTASEICATDQIDVDVSMYNKIGHAMMAGQQGFDELLREMEKIRGVAVLTVSRANVMGATVVTREELLEHKKMAAPAGSFDIPEGYTRQQFMGM, encoded by the coding sequence ATGAAAAGAACGACAATCTGTTTGACCGCCTTCCTGCTCGTGTTGCTTCTGGGAGGCTGGGGCTGGGCGGACAACTTCCTGAAGTATCATCATGTCAGCGAACCATATGAGATCATGGGGCAAAAGCAGGCGGGCAGCGAGGAAATCGTTGAGACGTGGCTGAGTGGCAACAAGGCCCGAATGAACACTTCCAACAAGACGTCGGTAATTTTTGATGGCGACAAGCAGGTGATGTACATGTTGGACCACGGTGATCGGACATACACCGAAGTGCCGATGAACCTGTCCGAGGCCATGGCCGGCATGCTGGGCGAACAGGAAGGTGGGCAGGAAATGGCCCAAATGATGGCCCAGATGATGGGGGCGATGATGCAGGTCAAGGCTTCGGTCGTGGAAACCGGAGTCGAGAAGAACGTCAACGACTGGACCTGCCGTATTTATGAGCTGACCATGAACATGCCCATGGGGCAAACAGCCTCGGAAATATGCGCCACGGACCAGATCGACGTGGACGTGAGCATGTACAACAAGATTGGTCATGCCATGATGGCCGGGCAGCAAGGTTTCGATGAGCTGCTCCGGGAAATGGAGAAGATCCGGGGAGTCGCCGTGCTGACCGTGAGCAGGGCCAATGTCATGGGCGCGACGGTGGTGACTCGGGAAGAGCTTTTGGAGCACAAGAAAATGGCCGCCCCCGCCGGGAGTTTCGATATACCCGAGGGTTATACGCGACAACAATTCATGGGCATGTAG
- a CDS encoding type I restriction-modification system subunit M N-terminal domain-containing protein, with protein sequence MSNEQLVSKVWNYAHVLRDQGISYGDYIEQITYLLFLKMDLEREELLGEGSAIPPQWNWAQLANKDGDALELQYRRTLEALGREDGLIGTIFRKARNKLSDPAKLKRVVSLIDKEGPWVGLQVEVIRGISIALSIAILMRSKLPRISWNFSWTGPGA encoded by the coding sequence ATGAGCAACGAACAACTGGTATCCAAAGTCTGGAACTACGCCCATGTCCTGCGCGATCAGGGCATTTCCTACGGCGATTATATCGAACAGATCACCTATCTGTTGTTTTTGAAGATGGACCTGGAACGCGAGGAGCTTTTGGGCGAGGGGTCGGCCATTCCGCCGCAATGGAACTGGGCCCAACTGGCGAACAAGGACGGCGACGCGCTGGAATTGCAGTACCGCCGCACGCTGGAGGCCCTGGGCCGCGAGGACGGGCTGATCGGCACGATCTTTCGCAAGGCCCGAAACAAGCTGTCCGATCCGGCCAAGCTGAAGCGCGTGGTCAGCCTGATCGACAAGGAAGGGCCCTGGGTGGGCTTGCAGGTGGAGGTGATTCGCGGCATTTCGATCGCGCTCTCGATCGCGATTTTGATGAGATCAAAATTGCCCCGCATCAGTTGGAATTTTTCATGGACAGGCCCAGGAGCGTGA
- a CDS encoding ATP-binding protein, translating into MRPSNHANLAGLSMPADISSLEPLRSFVLERFESTGLSPALALKIDLVLEEVLLNIFHYAYGPDQAGMVSVECGPRADEGRFLVRFLDQGPPFDPLSQPPPDVTLSMDERVQGGLGILLTKKMSASQQYRREGDSNVLEIVFAE; encoded by the coding sequence TTGCGGCCAAGTAACCATGCGAACCTGGCCGGCCTTTCCATGCCGGCGGACATATCCTCTCTGGAGCCCTTACGGAGCTTCGTCCTGGAGCGGTTCGAATCCACAGGCTTGTCTCCGGCCTTGGCGCTCAAGATCGATTTGGTCTTGGAAGAGGTGCTCCTGAACATTTTTCATTACGCCTACGGTCCGGATCAGGCTGGAATGGTCTCCGTGGAGTGCGGACCGCGGGCTGATGAGGGGCGGTTTCTGGTTCGGTTCTTAGACCAGGGGCCGCCCTTTGACCCGCTTTCCCAGCCTCCTCCGGACGTGACTCTGAGCATGGACGAACGAGTTCAGGGCGGGCTGGGCATTCTGTTGACCAAAAAAATGAGCGCTTCCCAGCAATATCGCCGGGAGGGCGACAGCAACGTCCTGGAGATCGTCTTCGCCGAGTAG
- a CDS encoding AraC family transcriptional regulator codes for MSVLKVRYFKHKDVDGLEILNCQESSFSFPPHLHENYCIWLNLSCGEKIIQKGETRLLKPGFFGVIYPGEVHSNEPCEYRNRSLKTFYLSPAKLESTCRENWGFKEAPVELRTNFYESKIIIRLLLSLESSLLNDCSGSMERQTFFLTAVLSLIRFCGAVTPGTRKARYDEDKRLKKVIDLFYDRIEDNIFLDEVASYLDCSPYYFIRFFKKATGLTPHAYLIQLRLEKAKALLSKGRAIADAALRAGFNDQSHLYKYFQKRYGVSPKAYQKQTCMVSDH; via the coding sequence GTGAGCGTGTTGAAAGTAAGATATTTCAAGCATAAGGACGTTGATGGACTTGAAATTTTAAATTGCCAGGAGTCCAGTTTCAGCTTTCCTCCCCATTTGCATGAAAATTACTGCATCTGGCTCAACCTCTCATGTGGTGAAAAGATCATCCAGAAAGGAGAAACGAGACTTCTTAAACCTGGTTTTTTTGGTGTCATTTATCCAGGCGAAGTCCACTCCAACGAACCTTGCGAGTACCGCAACAGAAGCTTAAAAACATTCTACCTATCCCCGGCTAAATTGGAAAGTACGTGCCGTGAAAATTGGGGCTTCAAAGAAGCACCTGTTGAATTGAGAACAAATTTTTACGAATCCAAGATAATTATTCGTCTTCTTTTATCTCTTGAATCTTCTTTGCTTAATGATTGTTCAGGCAGCATGGAAAGGCAGACTTTCTTTCTAACCGCAGTGTTAAGCCTTATCCGATTTTGTGGCGCAGTCACTCCAGGTACACGGAAAGCTCGTTATGATGAAGATAAGAGGCTAAAAAAAGTCATAGATTTATTTTATGATCGGATTGAAGACAATATTTTTCTTGATGAAGTCGCCTCTTATCTAGATTGCAGTCCTTATTATTTCATTCGTTTTTTTAAAAAGGCAACGGGACTTACTCCACATGCATATCTCATTCAATTGCGCCTTGAAAAGGCAAAGGCATTGCTTTCCAAAGGACGTGCAATCGCAGATGCAGCATTGCGGGCTGGCTTTAACGATCAGAGCCACCTATACAAGTATTTCCAAAAGAGATATGGTGTAAGTCCAAAGGCCTATCAAAAACAAACGTGTATGGTTTCGGATCATTGA
- a CDS encoding GNAT family N-acetyltransferase — translation MKHRIEILGKGHDRSAFDCGVPELDAYLRTQAGQDARRFAAAPYVLCEQGQTRVIGYYTLSTMSIDLVELPQTLATRLPRYPVIPAILIGRLALDRRFHGQGLGEHLLLDALHRCARQAHVVAAAAVVVEAMHDKAAHFYRHYDFTPFPDSPRRLFIPMQTIIKLFPKPNQ, via the coding sequence ATGAAGCATCGCATCGAGATCCTGGGCAAGGGGCACGACCGATCTGCTTTTGATTGCGGCGTCCCCGAGCTGGATGCTTACCTGCGTACGCAGGCCGGGCAGGATGCCAGGCGCTTCGCGGCCGCGCCCTACGTGTTGTGCGAACAAGGCCAGACCAGGGTCATTGGCTATTACACCCTGTCGACAATGAGCATTGACCTTGTTGAGCTACCGCAAACCCTGGCCACGCGACTTCCTCGTTATCCGGTCATTCCGGCCATCCTTATCGGCAGACTGGCCCTGGATCGCCGTTTTCACGGACAAGGTCTGGGTGAGCATCTTTTACTGGATGCGCTGCACAGATGTGCGCGGCAAGCCCATGTCGTGGCCGCGGCCGCGGTGGTGGTCGAGGCGATGCATGACAAGGCGGCCCATTTTTATCGCCATTATGACTTCACGCCCTTCCCGGACTCTCCCCGGCGGCTGTTCATTCCGATGCAAACGATCATCAAGCTGTTTCCCAAACCAAATCAGTGA
- a CDS encoding DUF1778 domain-containing protein, which translates to MEVKTLRSERLEARVTPEQKSMFILCARIRGCSVSDFVVSCAQEVASRTIREQEVMALSQRDRQFFVEALLGEAEPGERLKRAAKRYLATDSQA; encoded by the coding sequence ATGGAAGTCAAAACCTTACGTAGCGAGCGGCTGGAAGCACGGGTCACGCCTGAGCAGAAAAGCATGTTCATCTTGTGCGCCAGGATCAGGGGATGTTCTGTCTCTGATTTCGTGGTGAGTTGCGCCCAAGAGGTTGCCTCCAGGACCATTCGCGAGCAGGAAGTCATGGCCTTGAGCCAGCGGGACCGGCAATTTTTTGTTGAGGCCTTGCTTGGCGAGGCTGAGCCCGGTGAAAGACTGAAGAGGGCCGCAAAACGCTATCTGGCGACCGATAGCCAAGCATGA
- a CDS encoding sorbosone dehydrogenase family protein yields MKRKTNALSLLFLALLVAFYAHCGHDQVADAGEPRIHRTVVMSGLSNPWDLAFAPDGAMLFTEKCRGLSVRTPGGTVRHLVGTRGAVLEADDLFCQGQSGMLGVALDPAFAENRHVYVYMASDADGMKTNRVVRLTVDEAYTVVADRVDIITDISYKQSFNRWGRAGAHSGGRIRFSPFDGYLYVATGDNHDGPLPQDLSRLGGKVLRVDRDGNAAPDNNIPANNTPVGSDPRIFTYGHRNVQGLAFRPGTGRPFACEHGPGHDDEVTPLAPGGNGGWDPAPMPGVSCMSDYCGYTSNNPEGRPTPMTDLARFPDALEPSWNNRGASEGMGPCVFLEGPRWEAWEGRLAVGFLRGARIELLRLDEDGMTMEASVIPGLPSQRMRSLVLGPDGALYVAVDGGEIWRLEAAGP; encoded by the coding sequence ATGAAACGGAAGACAAACGCACTGTCCCTGTTGTTCTTGGCCCTGCTCGTAGCCTTTTACGCCCACTGCGGCCACGATCAGGTCGCGGATGCCGGTGAGCCTCGCATACACCGCACGGTGGTCATGTCCGGCTTGAGCAATCCGTGGGATTTGGCCTTTGCGCCGGATGGGGCCATGCTGTTCACGGAAAAATGCCGAGGACTGTCCGTGCGCACACCTGGGGGAACGGTTCGGCATTTGGTCGGAACACGCGGCGCGGTCCTGGAGGCGGACGACCTTTTCTGCCAGGGCCAAAGCGGCATGCTGGGCGTGGCCCTGGATCCGGCGTTCGCCGAGAACCGCCACGTTTACGTGTACATGGCCTCGGACGCCGACGGGATGAAAACCAACCGCGTTGTGCGCCTCACCGTCGACGAAGCCTACACCGTTGTCGCGGACCGCGTGGATATTATCACCGATATTTCCTACAAACAGTCCTTCAACCGCTGGGGTCGGGCAGGCGCGCACAGCGGGGGCCGGATCCGGTTCAGCCCGTTTGACGGCTATCTGTACGTCGCCACCGGCGACAACCACGACGGCCCGTTGCCCCAGGATCTTTCCCGCCTGGGCGGCAAGGTGCTGCGCGTCGACCGCGACGGCAACGCCGCGCCGGACAACAATATCCCGGCCAACAATACTCCGGTCGGAAGCGATCCGCGCATCTTCACCTATGGGCACCGCAACGTGCAGGGCCTTGCGTTTCGTCCCGGCACGGGTCGGCCTTTCGCTTGCGAACACGGTCCCGGACATGACGACGAAGTGACGCCTCTTGCTCCGGGCGGCAACGGCGGCTGGGACCCTGCTCCCATGCCGGGGGTGTCCTGCATGAGCGACTACTGCGGATACACCTCCAACAATCCCGAGGGCAGGCCCACGCCCATGACGGATCTGGCCAGGTTTCCCGACGCCCTCGAACCGTCCTGGAACAACCGCGGTGCCTCCGAGGGAATGGGACCGTGCGTTTTTCTGGAAGGGCCGCGCTGGGAGGCCTGGGAAGGGCGGCTGGCCGTGGGGTTCCTGCGCGGGGCGCGCATCGAGCTGTTGCGGTTGGACGAGGACGGCATGACCATGGAGGCGAGCGTCATCCCCGGTCTGCCGTCGCAGCGCATGCGCTCCCTGGTCCTGGGGCCGGACGGCGCGCTTTATGTCGCCGTTGACGGGGGCGAAATCTGGCGGCTGGAAGCCGCCGGGCCGTAG
- a CDS encoding DMT family transporter, whose translation MMKKQLISSGIPLVLVSGILWGTVGIATQSIYRISGIDALTIGFFRLAIAFPFVYLFSLVFLKNNRKQIIHRDRGIISLLGVLLAAYQVLYFASIGYVGVSVATVVTLCTAPVIVAIVSVFFMKEPLTLNICLALFFALAGTIFIVGIPDFDVSIHDNSPLGMSLAFGSALGYAAVTILGRSLSKDYHPLQTTVIAFGVGAICLLPFASFSSVVVSGPSAEIIRLLLYIGLIPSALGYTIFFIGMKTVTASTASILTMVEPLTASVLAWILFDENLKSSGYFGAALMILAVLSLCLSKEVATAGKRAAPSGS comes from the coding sequence ATGATGAAAAAGCAATTGATAAGCAGCGGCATTCCTCTTGTGCTGGTATCCGGCATTCTTTGGGGCACAGTTGGAATCGCAACTCAATCCATATACCGAATATCTGGCATTGATGCACTGACCATCGGTTTTTTTAGATTAGCTATCGCCTTTCCATTTGTCTATCTGTTCTCCTTAGTATTTTTGAAGAACAACCGCAAACAAATAATTCATCGAGATCGCGGCATTATCTCTTTACTCGGCGTATTGCTTGCCGCCTATCAAGTGTTGTATTTCGCGTCCATAGGGTATGTGGGAGTGTCGGTCGCTACCGTGGTCACTCTTTGTACAGCTCCCGTCATTGTCGCCATTGTTTCTGTTTTTTTCATGAAGGAACCCTTGACACTCAATATATGCTTGGCGCTCTTTTTCGCATTGGCGGGTACCATCTTCATCGTCGGTATTCCTGACTTTGATGTATCTATCCACGACAATAGCCCTTTGGGTATGTCGCTCGCGTTTGGCTCGGCACTCGGATATGCAGCGGTAACCATTTTAGGCCGATCGTTAAGTAAGGACTATCACCCACTGCAAACCACTGTCATCGCCTTTGGTGTCGGAGCGATCTGCCTCCTCCCTTTCGCCTCATTTTCATCTGTTGTTGTCAGCGGCCCCTCTGCAGAAATTATCCGTCTCTTATTGTATATTGGACTCATCCCCTCAGCCTTGGGGTATACAATCTTCTTTATTGGAATGAAAACCGTTACAGCATCCACCGCGTCCATACTTACTATGGTCGAACCATTGACGGCAAGTGTTCTTGCATGGATTTTATTTGATGAAAATTTGAAATCATCCGGCTATTTTGGAGCAGCATTGATGATTCTTGCGGTACTCTCTTTGTGCTTAAGCAAAGAAGTTGCTACAGCAGGAAAACGGGCAGCGCCATCCGGATCATGA
- a CDS encoding uracil-xanthine permease family protein yields the protein MIKTKGKTTEKLRNQTSRPGNILYAVDERPPEWVSAFTGLQLLLLIVGPITVTPLVVARMAGIDPMEYSWIIFASLMASSICTFIQIRRFGSVGSGYLLIIGSSSAFVACALTAAQIGGMALVATMTVLSAPLQILFGWLLGPLRKIITPLVGGVVIMLIVVSVLGITFDLMTGAGKNGTDAHYLMVSVGTLMIILCLAIFGNKFLRLWSLVLGLLAGTILASFFGLTDFSRVADSSWIGLPQGSWPGFYLDFSPELLSLYLTFVLVTIVGAVETLGDGMAIQQISKRDFRKIDYERVQGAIYADGVSNAIAGALGTIPNTTYSIAISAVELTGVTARRVGYYVAGFLGLLAFSPKVAAIITSIPAPVIGVFLFVLLSMLFVTGIKLAASHGLNYESGIIIGVSFWVGFTFHNDFFFPHLIPEFVSPFLSNGMAVGGLTAIILSTLFYLKPAGRAGFTLDRDLSQVSKLHDLINTYSQSRKIPPDQLYRLQLTSEELFTHLCAVEKFKAPGLRVNLHGEGDTIHVEFIDSSQAKDIDFEVEELQGVEGLVDPDELGLLILGRYARNLRHITIGGINYITYDLPPSI from the coding sequence GTGATAAAAACCAAAGGTAAAACAACTGAGAAATTAAGAAATCAGACTTCCAGGCCCGGTAATATTTTATATGCCGTGGATGAGCGTCCTCCGGAGTGGGTAAGCGCCTTTACGGGCTTGCAGCTTCTTCTGCTCATTGTCGGCCCCATTACCGTAACGCCGCTGGTCGTGGCCAGGATGGCCGGAATCGATCCGATGGAATATTCATGGATTATCTTTGCCTCGCTTATGGCGAGCAGCATATGCACGTTCATCCAGATCAGAAGATTCGGGTCCGTCGGCTCCGGTTATCTCCTGATAATCGGCAGTTCAAGTGCATTCGTGGCCTGCGCTCTGACTGCGGCCCAGATTGGAGGCATGGCGCTTGTAGCCACGATGACGGTTCTTTCCGCCCCCTTGCAGATACTTTTTGGATGGCTCCTGGGGCCGTTGCGTAAGATCATCACGCCGCTTGTGGGTGGCGTTGTCATCATGCTCATTGTGGTTTCCGTTCTGGGCATTACCTTTGATCTGATGACCGGCGCGGGGAAAAACGGCACGGATGCCCATTATCTGATGGTCTCGGTCGGCACCTTGATGATAATTCTGTGTCTGGCCATTTTTGGAAACAAGTTCCTGCGACTGTGGAGCCTGGTTCTTGGCCTGCTGGCCGGCACCATCCTGGCCTCGTTTTTTGGCCTGACGGATTTTTCTCGAGTGGCGGACAGCAGTTGGATAGGCCTTCCCCAGGGATCATGGCCGGGTTTTTATCTTGATTTCAGTCCGGAATTGCTCTCGCTGTACCTGACCTTTGTCTTGGTGACCATAGTCGGCGCCGTGGAAACCCTCGGGGACGGCATGGCTATTCAGCAAATATCCAAGCGGGATTTCCGCAAAATCGATTACGAGCGGGTACAGGGCGCGATCTATGCCGACGGCGTCTCCAACGCCATTGCCGGAGCCCTTGGAACTATCCCCAACACAACGTATTCCATTGCCATTTCCGCGGTTGAGCTGACCGGGGTCACCGCGCGCAGAGTCGGGTATTATGTTGCCGGCTTTCTTGGCCTGCTGGCCTTTTCTCCCAAGGTAGCGGCCATAATAACCTCCATTCCCGCTCCCGTGATCGGAGTTTTCCTTTTTGTCCTTTTGTCCATGCTGTTCGTCACAGGCATAAAACTGGCCGCTTCCCATGGACTAAACTATGAAAGCGGCATCATTATCGGGGTGTCGTTCTGGGTGGGGTTCACGTTCCACAATGATTTTTTCTTCCCTCATCTGATACCTGAATTCGTATCTCCATTTTTAAGCAATGGGATGGCTGTAGGAGGGTTGACGGCGATCATCCTGAGCACTTTATTTTACCTCAAACCCGCCGGAAGGGCAGGATTCACCCTTGATCGGGATCTGAGTCAGGTATCCAAACTGCATGATCTGATAAATACGTACTCGCAATCAAGAAAGATTCCGCCTGATCAGTTGTACAGGCTGCAGTTGACCTCGGAAGAGTTGTTTACGCATTTATGCGCCGTGGAAAAATTCAAGGCCCCAGGTCTGCGCGTAAACCTGCATGGTGAAGGCGACACCATTCATGTTGAATTTATCGACTCATCCCAGGCAAAGGATATCGACTTTGAAGTGGAGGAGTTACAAGGAGTTGAGGGGCTTGTTGATCCCGATGAATTGGGACTTCTGATTTTAGGCAGGTATGCCCGAAACTTGCGTCACATAACCATTGGCGGGATAAATTACATCACCTATGACCTGCCGCCAAGCATCTGA
- a CDS encoding DUF1778 domain-containing protein, which produces MNDNEEKQISEAYDRGELKLEEPSTDLLRKLAGTSDFVVRCAREAASRKICEQKIMALSQRDRQIFVEALLGEAEPGEEMKKSVEEYLDGSSTAL; this is translated from the coding sequence ATGAACGACAATGAAGAGAAACAGATATCGGAAGCCTACGACCGTGGTGAATTGAAGCTGGAGGAACCTTCCACGGATCTCCTGCGGAAGTTGGCCGGCACATCTGATTTCGTGGTGAGGTGCGCCCGGGAGGCTGCCTCCAGGAAGATTTGCGAGCAGAAAATCATGGCCTTGAGCCAACGGGACCGGCAAATTTTTGTTGAGGCCTTGCTTGGCGAGGCCGAGCCCGGCGAAGAAATGAAGAAATCCGTGGAAGAGTATTTGGATGGCAGTTCAACGGCTTTATAA
- a CDS encoding restriction endonuclease subunit S, producing the protein MPIHNLAWYLQAQNFRILKDCAKHGTTVSSIDTDLLKKFTVPLAPFNEQHRIVEKIETLFARLDKGEVTLREVQKLLARYRQSVLKAAVTGQLTADWRTENAHRLEHDRDLLARILQTRRETWEGRGKYKEPVTPDTTGLSELPEGWVWVTLEHLGFVKSGQTPKGVDALVDPVGTIPWFKVSSMNEYGNEVVQNSSQWMFTEEGAKGAGFNLLPPGTIVFPKRGGAILTNKKRRLGCLAALDLNTMGFVPVDLEEYVWVFFQGLDLRKIYDGSNGPQINYHDIADVPIGLPSSTEEASVIADLVSASIEQISRLEDWCRTELTRSAALRQSILKDAFAGRLVPQDPSDEPASKLLARIRAERAAGPAKRTRKRAKP; encoded by the coding sequence ATGCCGATTCACAATCTGGCGTGGTACCTTCAGGCGCAGAACTTCAGAATTCTTAAGGATTGTGCAAAGCACGGTACTACTGTTTCAAGCATAGACACAGATCTTCTGAAAAAGTTCACCGTTCCTCTCGCTCCTTTCAACGAACAACACCGCATCGTCGAAAAGATCGAAACGCTGTTTGCCCGGCTGGACAAGGGCGAAGTGACGTTGCGCGAGGTGCAGAAGCTGCTTGCGCGGTATCGTCAATCCGTCCTGAAGGCTGCGGTTACTGGCCAGCTCACCGCCGACTGGCGCACGGAAAACGCCCACCGCCTGGAACACGACCGCGACCTGCTCGCCCGCATCCTGCAAACTCGTCGCGAAACCTGGGAAGGCCGGGGCAAATACAAGGAACCCGTTACGCCTGATACTACTGGGTTGTCTGAACTGCCGGAGGGGTGGGTGTGGGTGACCCTCGAACACTTGGGCTTCGTGAAAAGTGGGCAGACCCCGAAGGGAGTTGATGCTCTTGTTGATCCAGTCGGGACCATCCCGTGGTTCAAGGTGAGCAGCATGAATGAATATGGAAACGAAGTCGTGCAAAATAGCTCGCAATGGATGTTCACGGAAGAAGGTGCAAAAGGCGCAGGTTTCAATCTGTTACCACCTGGAACGATAGTATTTCCAAAGCGAGGCGGGGCGATCTTGACCAACAAGAAACGGCGGCTTGGTTGTCTTGCTGCTCTTGATCTCAACACGATGGGTTTTGTCCCTGTTGACCTGGAAGAGTATGTTTGGGTTTTTTTTCAAGGGCTCGATCTCCGAAAAATCTATGACGGTTCAAATGGTCCACAGATCAACTATCACGACATCGCAGATGTGCCGATTGGTCTGCCCTCGAGTACCGAAGAAGCATCCGTTATAGCCGATTTGGTGAGCGCGAGTATTGAACAAATCTCGAGGCTTGAGGACTGGTGCCGAACCGAACTCACCCGCTCCGCCGCCCTGCGTCAATCCATCCTCAAAGACGCCTTCGCGGGTCGTCTGGTGCCGCAAGACCCCAGTGATGAACCGGCATCGAAGTTGCTGGCCCGTATCCGGGCCGAGCGGGCGGCGGGGCCAGCAAAGAGAACACGTAAGCGGGCCAAACCATAA